A genome region from Eurosta solidaginis isolate ZX-2024a chromosome 2, ASM4086904v1, whole genome shotgun sequence includes the following:
- the LOC137240101 gene encoding protein FRA10AC1 homolog: protein MTKQERHNYLLRKVISSSGCSEINKRSHDIDVIKEHHRFLWNSEESPKKKTWEMRLARRYYDKLFKEYCVADLTRYKDNKVALRWRTRDEVIAGKGQFQCGSRKCDERENLRSWEVNFAYTERGERKNSLVKLRLCRLHSDQLNYTSRKREAKRLKKSVQHGKNKDYGINMSGEAKNYMKSRSSLAEENISRTTGPDEKTLENGTIWNRKLDPVKEITSRETEFEYYLEDLLI, encoded by the exons ATGACCAAACAAGAACGGCACAACTACCTATTACGGAAGGTTATTTCATCTTCGGGATGCAGTGAAATTAATAAGCGCAGCCATGACATCGATGTTATTAAGGAGCATCATAGATTCTTATGGAACTCTGAGGAATCtcctaaaaaaaaaacatgggaGATGCGTTTGGCTCGACGTTATTACGACAAATTGTTCAAG GAATATTGCGTAGCTGATTTGACTCGTTATAAAGATAACAAAGTGGCCTTACGGTGGCGAACTAGAGACGAAGTAATAGCGGGAAAAGGTCAATTTCAGTGCGGATCCAGGAAATGTGATGAGCGTGAAAACCTGCGAAGTTGGGAAGTAAATTTCGCCTATACAGAACGAGGTGAACGCAAAAATTCGTTAGTGAAGCTACGGTTATGCCGCCTTCATTCAGATCAATTAAATTACACTTCACGTAAACGAGAAGCAAAACGTCTAAAAAAATCTGTTCAGCATGGCAAAAATAAAGATTATGGGATAAATATGTCTGGGGAagcaaaaaattatatgaaatcaAGATCTTCATTAGCAGAAGAAAACATATCGCGTACTACAGGCCCAGACGAGAAAACGCTTGAAAATGGTACTATTTGGAACAGAAAACTGGACCCAGTTAAGGAAATAACTTCTCGTGAAACAGAATTTGAATATTATTTAGAAGATCTTCTAATATAA